The following are encoded in a window of Planctomycetaceae bacterium genomic DNA:
- a CDS encoding arylsulfatase, which yields MKFYTVQFIALLNLLAFSVAWSAELKTPNIVFILSDDLAMGDCGAYGQKLIQTPNFDRLCSEGTRYLQAYTGTTVCAPARSTLMTGLHTGHCPVRANREIQPEGQMPLPAGTFTVAQLLKQRGYATACIGKWGMGMFDTSGSPLKVGFDHFYGYNCQRHAHSYFPTYLYNDDQRFDLPGNEGKAVGATYAQNLIADETLRWVKSVRDQPFFLFYAITLPHGRHEIDDFGIYANKPWTNQQKAYAAQITRLDSDLGRLTNLLVELGIDKNTLVMFSGDNGSSFSETSEIGRLFDQTMGGQLRGFKRSMYEGGLRNAAFAWWPGTVPSGRVTDEPWAFWDFLPTVAELTGSQIPPGVSTDGHSLVSFLKGGAAPVRDYFYWELHEGASIQAVRFNNWKAVRNGPREKVELYDLVSDQGETTDVAQEHPDLVAKATKLMTTARSEDPNWPMRDKKPGKKR from the coding sequence GTGAAGTTTTACACCGTTCAGTTCATTGCCCTGTTGAATCTGCTTGCATTCTCTGTGGCGTGGTCCGCAGAGTTGAAGACGCCGAATATTGTCTTCATCCTGAGCGATGATCTTGCCATGGGAGATTGCGGAGCTTACGGACAGAAGCTCATCCAGACGCCAAATTTCGATCGCCTGTGCTCTGAGGGAACTCGCTATCTACAGGCATACACAGGAACGACGGTTTGTGCGCCGGCGAGGTCGACGCTGATGACGGGATTGCACACCGGGCACTGTCCTGTGCGAGCGAATCGCGAAATTCAGCCGGAGGGTCAAATGCCTCTGCCTGCGGGAACATTTACTGTTGCGCAACTGCTGAAGCAAAGGGGCTACGCAACGGCATGCATCGGTAAGTGGGGCATGGGTATGTTTGACACATCGGGAAGTCCACTGAAAGTAGGGTTTGACCATTTCTATGGTTACAACTGTCAGCGACACGCACACAGTTACTTTCCCACATACCTTTACAACGACGACCAGCGATTTGATCTGCCAGGAAATGAAGGGAAAGCTGTTGGCGCGACATACGCTCAGAATCTGATTGCTGATGAGACGTTGCGTTGGGTGAAATCCGTCAGGGATCAACCCTTCTTTCTGTTCTATGCAATTACCCTTCCACATGGCCGTCATGAAATCGATGACTTTGGAATCTACGCCAACAAGCCCTGGACGAATCAACAGAAAGCCTACGCTGCACAGATTACGCGACTCGATAGTGATCTTGGTCGTCTCACGAATCTGCTCGTCGAACTTGGAATTGATAAGAACACACTGGTCATGTTTTCCGGCGACAATGGGTCTTCGTTTTCCGAAACATCCGAGATTGGTCGACTGTTTGATCAGACGATGGGCGGGCAGCTTCGAGGATTCAAACGCAGCATGTATGAAGGCGGTCTTCGCAACGCAGCCTTCGCCTGGTGGCCGGGAACGGTCCCTTCGGGCCGCGTTACTGACGAGCCGTGGGCGTTTTGGGACTTTCTACCCACTGTCGCTGAACTAACGGGGTCACAGATTCCCCCGGGCGTTTCTACAGACGGACATTCGCTCGTGTCATTCCTGAAAGGCGGCGCCGCGCCAGTGCGAGATTATTTCTACTGGGAGCTGCACGAAGGTGCCAGTATTCAGGCGGTTCGGTTTAACAACTGGAAGGCGGTGCGCAACGGGCCTCGTGAGAAAGTCGAATTGTATGATCTGGTCAGCGATCAGGGAGAGACGACTGACGTCGCTCAGGAACATCCTGACCTGGTGGCAAAGGCCACAAAACTGATGACGACAGCCCGGTCTGAAGATCCCAACTGGCCCATGCGGGATAAAAAGCCCGGAAAGAAAAGGTAG
- a CDS encoding sulfatase, which translates to MFFAGSDKKRLCHLFNQHSACALSARLSLLMFVMFSGAVSFAASPVIPADQPNSVQPNIVLIIADDCTYRDLEVYGGQARTPNLVKLAEQGMQFDRCFQAAPMCSPTRHCLYSGLYPVKSGAYPNHTMAHDWVQSIATYLQPAGYRTFLSGKTHIGPRAVFPFEYSGQGNNPDLDAIDAVLGDCSAQETPFLLIAASNEPHTPWNKGDASAYPPSSLKLHPILVDSPDTREAYSRYLAEITYFDDQVGRILALLEKHRQVQNTMVIVLSEQGYSFPFAKWTCYDTGLQSGCLVRWPGRIKPGSRSDAMVEYVDIVPTVLEAIGLDRPDVLDGKSFLPVLTGNASTHKKYVFGLQTSRGINAGPEHYGIRSVRSERYRLIRNLTPETTFVNAATNDPTFRTWRSLAADGDAQAASLVHDYQHRPAWELYDCVSDPWNRSNLIDDPSLVEIRRELTDQLDRWMQQQGDNGQETEMLALTRMPRHTEATEKPPASPKKKKGKKKAR; encoded by the coding sequence ATGTTTTTCGCAGGTTCAGATAAGAAACGCCTTTGTCATTTGTTCAATCAACACTCAGCCTGCGCGCTTAGCGCGCGGCTGTCTCTGCTGATGTTCGTGATGTTTTCTGGCGCTGTGTCGTTCGCAGCATCGCCAGTCATTCCTGCTGATCAACCGAATTCTGTGCAACCGAATATTGTGTTGATCATTGCCGACGACTGCACCTATCGCGATTTGGAGGTGTATGGTGGTCAGGCAAGAACACCCAACCTTGTGAAACTGGCTGAGCAGGGTATGCAGTTTGATCGGTGCTTTCAGGCCGCCCCAATGTGTTCTCCGACGCGTCACTGTCTTTACTCGGGGCTTTATCCGGTCAAGTCCGGCGCCTATCCGAATCATACAATGGCTCATGACTGGGTGCAGAGCATCGCAACGTACCTGCAACCCGCTGGTTATCGGACCTTCCTGTCCGGGAAGACGCATATCGGCCCACGGGCGGTCTTCCCCTTTGAATACAGTGGCCAGGGAAATAATCCGGATCTCGACGCGATTGATGCGGTGTTGGGTGATTGTTCGGCTCAGGAGACTCCGTTTCTGCTGATTGCGGCCTCAAATGAACCGCATACGCCATGGAACAAGGGGGATGCCTCTGCTTATCCGCCATCTTCGCTCAAACTGCATCCGATTCTGGTGGATTCGCCTGATACGCGTGAAGCTTACTCCAGGTATCTGGCTGAGATCACATACTTCGATGATCAGGTGGGCAGGATTCTGGCACTGCTGGAGAAACATCGTCAGGTACAAAACACAATGGTGATTGTGTTGAGCGAACAGGGTTACAGCTTCCCTTTTGCCAAGTGGACCTGTTACGACACTGGTTTGCAGAGTGGATGCCTGGTGCGCTGGCCGGGGCGAATCAAACCGGGCAGCCGCAGCGATGCGATGGTTGAATACGTCGACATTGTTCCCACGGTCCTGGAAGCTATCGGCCTTGACCGACCAGACGTGCTTGATGGAAAGTCTTTTCTTCCAGTACTGACAGGCAATGCTTCGACACATAAAAAGTATGTGTTTGGATTACAGACGTCACGTGGAATCAATGCCGGCCCCGAGCATTACGGCATTCGCAGCGTTCGGAGTGAACGGTATCGCCTGATCCGCAACCTCACCCCGGAAACAACTTTTGTCAATGCCGCAACGAACGATCCTACATTCAGAACCTGGCGCAGTTTGGCAGCCGATGGAGATGCACAGGCAGCTTCGCTGGTGCACGATTACCAGCACCGTCCGGCCTGGGAACTTTACGACTGCGTCAGTGATCCGTGGAATCGCAGCAACCTGATTGACGACCCTTCACTGGTGGAAATACGTCGCGAACTGACCGATCAACTGGATCGTTGGATGCAGCAACAGGGAGACAACGGCCAGGAAACAGAGATGCTCGCGCTGACTCGCATGCCACGCCACACTGAAGCCACAGAGAAGCCGCCTGCCAGTCCGAAGAAAAAGAAGGGCAAGAAGAAGGCTCGATAA
- a CDS encoding BON domain-containing protein: MHEEIVDRIVNALNSRHSDMKDVAVSVQGGAVLLDGKVRSFYAKQMAQVLTKHIPGVRQIVNRVHVQQDC, encoded by the coding sequence ATGCACGAAGAAATCGTGGACCGTATCGTCAATGCACTCAACAGCCGCCACAGCGACATGAAGGACGTGGCCGTTTCCGTACAAGGGGGCGCGGTCCTGCTCGACGGTAAAGTGCGTAGTTTTTACGCAAAGCAAATGGCTCAGGTTCTGACAAAGCACATCCCCGGGGTTCGGCAGATTGTCAATCGAGTGCATGTCCAGCAGGATTGTTGA
- a CDS encoding aldo/keto reductase, which yields MSDEFEKTDPSDSVPVRLPGQLSFAWDMDDEPVAPKVKKKKKDRTAKSAAAGDQAGTTSDHADALIQKDGKPAAGKPVSKKATKKHKKKKSAEKRSAGNRHQAADLTPSDAIAEGLVSSETTNPPGAVVADQNTAAASVELPDATEPESRIPPDSNGVEQDADSAMVAAADHSAVDASSKKTALVSRVKRKASDRDKSVRSKATHEVVASPVTKRRSKRSAQTIPSESLKLEEASVSLTSLADADHDEREAVREDAVESPGSGVSKKVTSGMNLKPASNPERDYSETMEYIPLKWGARLPKVGFGFWKVDKDKTADVCRQAIQVGYRHLDCACDYGNEVEVGQGIAAAIGEGLCEREDLWVTSKLWNTYHAAEHVRPAFERSLNDLGLDYLDLYLIHFPIAQRFVPFERRYPPGWFTDPDAKNPVVEEVRVSIRETWQAMEELAKEGLIKQIGVCNFTTGLLRDLLSWCHIRPSVIQVETHPQLAQKRLLRYCQQERIAYTAFSPLGAQSYFSLGMADPAESVLGNSVLIEIAGAVGKTPAQVALRWGVQRGTSVIPKTSSVERMRENINIFDFELSEDQMMAIDDLDQHRRFNDPGHFGEAAFNTFLPIYD from the coding sequence ATGTCTGATGAGTTCGAAAAAACTGACCCCAGTGATTCTGTACCAGTGAGGCTTCCGGGTCAGCTGAGTTTTGCCTGGGATATGGATGACGAACCTGTTGCGCCGAAGGTGAAGAAAAAGAAGAAAGATCGCACTGCGAAAAGTGCTGCGGCCGGGGATCAGGCTGGGACGACTTCAGATCACGCTGATGCACTCATTCAGAAGGATGGCAAACCTGCGGCAGGCAAACCGGTCTCCAAAAAGGCAACGAAGAAACACAAAAAGAAGAAGTCGGCAGAAAAACGATCCGCCGGGAATCGTCATCAGGCTGCTGATTTGACTCCATCCGACGCCATTGCAGAAGGTCTGGTATCTTCGGAAACCACGAACCCACCAGGCGCCGTTGTGGCTGACCAGAATACTGCCGCTGCCTCCGTCGAATTACCGGATGCGACAGAGCCAGAGTCTCGAATTCCGCCTGACAGTAATGGCGTTGAACAGGATGCGGATTCAGCCATGGTTGCGGCGGCAGATCATTCAGCGGTCGATGCATCCTCGAAGAAAACGGCATTGGTTAGCCGAGTGAAACGGAAAGCTTCCGACAGGGACAAGTCTGTCCGGTCAAAAGCGACGCACGAGGTTGTTGCATCTCCGGTGACGAAACGGCGTTCCAAACGTTCCGCACAAACAATCCCGTCCGAATCACTCAAACTGGAAGAAGCCTCTGTTTCCTTAACGTCCCTGGCTGATGCCGACCACGACGAAAGGGAGGCCGTCCGTGAAGATGCTGTTGAATCGCCAGGTTCTGGTGTGTCTAAAAAGGTAACCTCAGGTATGAATCTTAAGCCAGCGTCCAACCCGGAACGGGATTACTCAGAAACCATGGAATACATTCCACTGAAATGGGGTGCCCGGCTGCCCAAAGTTGGTTTTGGATTCTGGAAGGTTGATAAAGACAAGACCGCTGATGTTTGCCGTCAGGCGATCCAGGTTGGGTATCGACACCTGGACTGTGCCTGCGATTACGGGAATGAAGTCGAAGTGGGGCAGGGTATTGCCGCAGCGATCGGCGAAGGACTTTGCGAACGCGAAGACTTGTGGGTGACATCCAAACTTTGGAACACCTATCACGCAGCAGAACATGTTCGGCCGGCATTTGAGCGAAGTTTGAATGATCTGGGTCTGGACTACCTGGATTTGTATTTGATCCACTTCCCGATCGCCCAGCGATTTGTCCCTTTCGAGCGACGATATCCTCCCGGTTGGTTCACCGATCCGGATGCAAAGAATCCTGTGGTTGAAGAGGTGCGTGTTTCCATTCGCGAAACCTGGCAGGCGATGGAAGAGCTGGCCAAAGAAGGTTTGATCAAGCAAATCGGTGTCTGTAATTTCACGACCGGCTTGTTGCGGGATCTGCTGTCCTGGTGCCACATTCGTCCGTCCGTCATTCAGGTAGAAACGCATCCACAGCTCGCGCAGAAGCGATTGCTGCGTTATTGCCAGCAGGAACGAATTGCTTACACGGCATTTTCCCCGCTGGGCGCACAGAGCTACTTTAGTCTTGGGATGGCTGACCCTGCAGAATCCGTCCTGGGGAATTCCGTTCTGATTGAGATTGCAGGTGCGGTTGGCAAGACACCTGCGCAGGTCGCACTGCGATGGGGTGTTCAGCGCGGGACCTCCGTGATTCCCAAAACTTCCAGCGTCGAACGGATGAGAGAAAACATCAATATCTTCGACTTCGAACTCTCCGAAGATCAGATGATGGCAATCGACGATCTGGACCAGCACCGGCGTTTCAATGACCCAGGCCACTTCGGCGAGGCCGCCTTCAATACGTTCCTGCCAATTTACGACTGA
- a CDS encoding MBOAT family protein, with translation MNSRLIWMTALLTPGLWGLCDGVSPFVRMCLVSFSLFFLIKLHVLVEFRFKSNPLSKVRKNGDRNPRQSGLTALSKRDQWFWFVAWPGLNAAEFFTTVPARHIPREDWGFAGSKTAAGGFLFWILAPRMLSWNKWAAGWTALAGVVFMLHFGLFHWMALFWQSKGRNVRPIMNWPVMANSLADFWSRRWNLAFRDYAHSQIFTPLSRWFQEFSSKHSSKEDTGLSRRIRRIGPMLAILVGYAFSGIIHELAISVPAEAGYGLPTLYFAIQGAGIVTERIVSRQLIRINDGWLGRFWALLVAGVPAVILFHHAFVVKVVVPLLQNRGH, from the coding sequence ATGAACTCACGCCTGATTTGGATGACAGCCCTGCTGACACCGGGACTCTGGGGCCTGTGCGATGGGGTTTCCCCGTTCGTCAGGATGTGCCTGGTTTCATTTTCGCTGTTCTTTCTGATCAAACTGCATGTGCTGGTTGAATTCAGATTCAAATCAAATCCGCTGTCCAAGGTACGGAAGAATGGCGACAGAAATCCCCGTCAAAGCGGCCTGACTGCTCTTTCAAAGCGGGACCAGTGGTTCTGGTTCGTTGCCTGGCCAGGATTAAACGCGGCCGAATTCTTCACCACAGTGCCGGCAAGACACATTCCACGAGAAGACTGGGGGTTCGCTGGAAGCAAAACTGCTGCGGGAGGCTTCTTATTCTGGATTCTCGCCCCGAGAATGCTTTCATGGAATAAATGGGCGGCAGGATGGACCGCGCTCGCCGGTGTCGTCTTCATGCTTCACTTTGGTCTGTTCCACTGGATGGCATTGTTCTGGCAGTCGAAGGGGCGCAATGTTCGACCCATCATGAACTGGCCGGTCATGGCGAATTCACTTGCCGATTTCTGGAGCCGCCGCTGGAATCTTGCTTTCCGGGACTATGCTCACTCACAAATTTTCACACCTCTTTCGCGATGGTTTCAGGAATTCAGTTCGAAACATTCGTCAAAAGAAGACACGGGTCTGAGCAGGAGAATTCGTCGAATCGGCCCGATGCTGGCCATCCTTGTGGGCTATGCCTTTTCAGGCATCATTCACGAACTGGCTATCTCAGTTCCTGCAGAAGCTGGCTACGGGCTGCCGACGCTGTACTTCGCAATTCAGGGTGCAGGCATTGTGACTGAACGTATCGTGAGCCGGCAGCTCATTCGAATCAACGACGGGTGGCTCGGCCGATTCTGGGCACTTCTGGTGGCCGGAGTTCCAGCCGTCATTTTGTTTCATCACGCATTTGTCGTGAAAGTTGTGGTTCCATTGCTGCAGAATCGGGGGCACTAA
- a CDS encoding reverse transcriptase domain-containing protein — translation MADAQTNNAVQQAVLDFVRSMTMFTAYDVTLAVRNQGVVARHGEVRDVVHSMFQDGILGAAWQRTAVDIGTDTRPLVYHHFNQDPRTYKSPSTGSAAKPATNSGQSGSPSPGSAASGSGKGFFQRIVGAFFGQGRSPGTPSNHPASGGAQVPSQPLRTPKQRPPITIDLDASAYLPISRSDLLSEAKKTNLWGSPWFGRRDLIPPVEDDRTKLIDRAMLTQGLLTPEQLTEIHRVGAEMDKYRPDQLLINQKSQKAGQAAVDEERQSKAALKKQKKEEAALRKQLHRQAVADRKANDIVFLGRGVSSRLGDRTSDDTKLQAAGLPVMSTPSDLANALSITVPQLRWLAFHSDVASRTHYVNFTIPRKSGGVRILSAPHRRIAAVQQWILAEVVSRLPVEDCAHGFVPNRSILTNARPHVGQQVVLNMDLENFFPGITYPRVRRMFQTIGYSGSVATILALLCTECPRRTVTWSGEVFHVACGPRGLPQGACTSPAISNQVVKRLDRRLQGLARKHNLVFTRYADDLTFSGGSDFDTNVAWVMACVRHIAEDEGLVVNEKKNRVLRRNTAQIVTGLVVNDKPSVSRKKLRQIRAILHRAQQEGLESQNRDGHPNFRAYLDGYISFISMTRPEIAARLKEQLANVS, via the coding sequence ATGGCTGACGCACAAACGAACAACGCAGTTCAACAGGCGGTGCTTGATTTTGTTCGTTCAATGACAATGTTCACCGCTTACGATGTAACGCTGGCCGTCCGCAATCAGGGCGTCGTCGCGCGGCATGGTGAGGTTCGCGACGTTGTCCACTCGATGTTTCAGGATGGAATTCTTGGCGCAGCCTGGCAGCGGACCGCTGTCGACATCGGCACGGATACGCGCCCGCTGGTCTATCACCACTTCAACCAGGATCCCCGAACGTATAAGTCGCCATCGACAGGATCAGCAGCCAAACCCGCCACCAACAGCGGACAATCAGGGTCGCCAAGCCCGGGTTCTGCTGCGTCCGGAAGCGGAAAGGGATTCTTTCAACGCATCGTCGGAGCGTTTTTCGGCCAGGGACGCAGCCCCGGCACACCCTCGAATCATCCGGCATCCGGCGGGGCTCAGGTTCCCTCACAACCGTTGAGAACGCCGAAGCAACGCCCCCCCATAACCATCGACCTGGATGCATCCGCCTACTTGCCAATTAGTCGAAGTGACCTGTTGTCGGAAGCGAAGAAGACCAATCTTTGGGGAAGTCCCTGGTTCGGGCGTCGCGATCTGATTCCACCTGTAGAAGACGATCGAACGAAACTGATCGATCGAGCAATGTTGACGCAGGGTTTGCTGACCCCCGAACAGCTTACGGAAATCCACCGCGTTGGCGCGGAAATGGACAAGTACCGGCCGGACCAGTTACTGATCAATCAAAAATCTCAAAAGGCTGGTCAGGCCGCTGTCGATGAGGAACGGCAGAGCAAGGCTGCTTTGAAGAAACAGAAGAAGGAAGAGGCGGCTCTCCGAAAGCAACTGCATCGCCAGGCGGTCGCCGATCGAAAAGCGAATGACATCGTCTTTTTAGGACGAGGTGTCTCCTCGAGACTTGGCGATCGCACAAGCGACGACACCAAGCTGCAGGCAGCAGGACTTCCGGTGATGTCAACTCCCTCCGACCTGGCAAACGCACTGTCCATCACTGTGCCTCAGCTTCGCTGGCTGGCGTTTCATTCAGACGTCGCGAGTCGAACGCATTACGTCAACTTCACGATCCCCAGAAAGTCCGGTGGTGTTCGAATTTTAAGTGCACCTCACCGGCGCATCGCTGCTGTCCAGCAATGGATTCTGGCCGAAGTCGTGTCTCGTCTGCCCGTGGAAGACTGTGCTCACGGCTTTGTGCCCAACCGAAGCATCCTCACCAATGCTCGCCCTCACGTTGGGCAGCAGGTTGTGTTGAATATGGATCTGGAAAACTTCTTCCCGGGTATCACCTACCCACGTGTTCGAAGAATGTTCCAGACAATCGGATACTCTGGCAGTGTCGCTACCATTCTTGCACTCCTGTGCACCGAATGTCCAAGGAGAACAGTGACTTGGTCCGGTGAAGTCTTCCATGTGGCTTGTGGCCCGCGCGGGTTACCCCAGGGGGCCTGTACCAGTCCGGCCATTTCGAATCAGGTTGTAAAGCGGCTCGACAGGCGTTTGCAGGGTTTGGCTCGCAAACACAATCTCGTGTTCACTCGCTATGCCGACGACCTGACATTTTCAGGTGGCAGCGACTTTGATACGAATGTTGCCTGGGTGATGGCATGCGTTCGACACATTGCTGAAGACGAAGGTCTGGTCGTCAACGAAAAGAAGAATCGTGTCCTGCGAAGAAACACGGCGCAGATCGTGACTGGCCTGGTGGTCAACGACAAGCCCTCTGTCTCCCGTAAAAAACTTCGCCAGATCCGTGCGATCCTGCATCGCGCCCAGCAGGAGGGACTGGAATCACAAAACAGAGATGGCCACCCTAACTTTCGGGCCTATCTGGACGGGTACATTAGTTTCATTTCGATGACTCGCCCCGAGATCGCTGCAAGATTGAAAGAACAACTGGCAAATGTGTCGTAA
- a CDS encoding WGR domain-containing protein, giving the protein MGTKLAKGAYPEQGGPSDFQCFGPPATRDGEFDAVKIADLGCFTQDGKDSNKYYHAAVVQHRTSKKWYAYFEWGRTGAASPSFQFVECSTEQDAQREFESQLHSKNDRRGEWVTVAGLRTLRARAGKDCYLVRPMATRSTGLPDARSIKINEGAKTDKKADPAATEGTGSKSSKKKGVKIDQQTRDLLRDLSVATIAYTRGSMADSSIPTQTAIDEARTILSEAQNRLIKVGDDVKKQVKDKELLEMTKMMYGRIPKKKARNAEAHEWLLTRDNILAWQNDLDAFESALYATDIDQNNEAEVNPLDELNLHMEWISPTSTLGKYLYKWWPTATANRHSYIGDMKIRNIWQVDRHDDKDKLPPVQKKIIEAKPKIAERALFQPKTRTDLATADRKRYKDSNTALLFHGTRSVNVRGIMKESLRLPKTLVGVVITGAMFGPGLYFADDWKKSAGYTSLHNSYWSRGSGAVASRGAFMFAMDVVLGNPFVAPGARGYTGPPDDHHCIFGKSGASGVQNNEYIVFDTAQHQIRYLAEFEV; this is encoded by the coding sequence GTGGGGACAAAGCTGGCAAAAGGCGCGTATCCTGAACAGGGTGGACCATCAGACTTTCAGTGTTTTGGGCCTCCGGCGACTCGGGATGGCGAATTCGACGCCGTCAAAATCGCAGACCTCGGATGCTTTACTCAGGATGGTAAAGACAGCAACAAGTACTACCACGCCGCCGTCGTCCAGCATCGAACCAGCAAGAAATGGTACGCCTATTTTGAATGGGGTCGCACCGGAGCAGCGTCGCCCAGTTTTCAGTTTGTTGAATGCAGCACCGAACAGGACGCACAGAGAGAATTTGAATCGCAGCTGCATTCCAAGAATGATCGCCGGGGTGAATGGGTCACTGTTGCCGGACTTCGAACCCTGCGGGCGCGCGCGGGAAAAGACTGCTATCTGGTTCGTCCGATGGCAACTCGAAGTACCGGCCTGCCCGATGCACGCAGCATCAAGATTAACGAAGGGGCAAAGACAGACAAAAAGGCAGATCCTGCTGCAACCGAAGGCACTGGCAGCAAATCGTCAAAAAAGAAAGGCGTGAAGATCGATCAGCAGACGCGAGACCTGCTGCGTGATCTGAGCGTCGCGACGATCGCATATACGCGCGGCAGCATGGCCGACAGCAGTATCCCAACTCAAACAGCAATCGATGAAGCACGCACTATTCTTTCAGAAGCTCAAAACCGCCTGATCAAGGTTGGTGATGATGTAAAGAAGCAGGTAAAGGACAAAGAGCTTCTCGAGATGACAAAGATGATGTATGGCCGTATCCCCAAGAAAAAAGCCCGCAATGCCGAAGCTCATGAATGGCTGCTGACCAGAGACAACATCCTCGCATGGCAAAACGATCTGGATGCCTTCGAATCCGCCCTGTACGCGACAGATATCGACCAGAACAATGAGGCGGAAGTCAATCCGCTGGACGAACTGAATCTTCATATGGAATGGATTTCACCGACATCAACACTTGGCAAGTACCTCTATAAATGGTGGCCAACGGCGACCGCAAACCGCCATTCCTACATCGGGGATATGAAGATCCGGAACATCTGGCAGGTCGATCGACACGACGACAAGGACAAACTACCGCCGGTGCAGAAAAAGATTATCGAAGCGAAGCCTAAAATCGCTGAACGAGCTCTGTTCCAGCCGAAGACCAGAACCGATCTCGCGACGGCAGATCGCAAGCGATACAAAGATTCAAATACTGCATTGCTGTTTCACGGTACTCGAAGTGTTAACGTTCGAGGCATCATGAAAGAATCGCTTCGCCTTCCCAAGACCCTGGTCGGTGTTGTTATTACGGGAGCCATGTTTGGCCCGGGACTGTACTTCGCGGACGACTGGAAAAAATCGGCGGGGTACACCAGTCTTCACAACAGCTACTGGAGTCGCGGAAGCGGAGCAGTCGCCAGTCGTGGTGCATTCATGTTTGCAATGGACGTCGTCCTGGGAAATCCATTTGTCGCACCAGGAGCCAGAGGCTACACCGGCCCACCGGATGACCATCACTGTATCTTTGGTAAATCCGGTGCATCAGGCGTGCAGAACAATGAATATATCGTGTTTGACACGGCCCAGCACCAAATTCGCTACCTTGCCGAATTCGAAGTCTGA
- a CDS encoding right-handed parallel beta-helix repeat-containing protein, producing the protein MLKKLPAPILLLTTSLLPALFAQQTPPDVLPVSTSIIDASKYKTLQQALDAVPAAGGMVRIPPGEWHLDAPLHIHTTNTRIEGSGPATNLINRNESGEPAILIAHPDRTKVKKEARLWRANISNLRITGNPKSGDGILAEYVEEVFVQGVTVTKCGGNGIYLNHCYEDPRISDCLITYNARTGLHLLGCHDIVISANHFEENQDALHCIDSFNLCMNGNNLDDHLGKGVLIENTYGSVLSGNMIEECNGIAITLDRDCYGITLSANVIAHNGGGISLLDAHGCAVSANTLTIMKTDALFIGPNSGRITVTGNNFSNSHIGQGPKLVKRAENDLAAAGMVADGCRDCVISGNVFSGLTTKAIELRNSPSNLRFASNLVVDCTSDVTDDQSIPATAVQE; encoded by the coding sequence ATGCTGAAGAAACTTCCGGCCCCCATTCTGCTGCTGACGACCAGTCTTCTGCCTGCGTTATTCGCTCAGCAGACTCCGCCGGATGTTCTTCCCGTCTCGACATCCATCATTGATGCCTCAAAATACAAGACCCTGCAGCAGGCGTTGGATGCGGTGCCGGCGGCCGGCGGAATGGTTCGAATACCGCCCGGAGAATGGCACCTCGACGCACCTCTGCACATCCACACCACGAATACCCGAATCGAAGGCAGTGGACCGGCCACAAACCTGATCAATCGCAATGAATCCGGAGAACCTGCCATTCTGATTGCCCACCCCGACCGGACGAAGGTAAAAAAAGAGGCGAGACTCTGGCGTGCCAATATTTCAAACCTGCGCATCACAGGAAACCCAAAGTCCGGTGATGGAATTCTGGCGGAATATGTAGAAGAAGTATTCGTGCAGGGTGTGACCGTCACCAAATGCGGCGGAAACGGAATTTACCTGAATCACTGTTATGAGGACCCGCGTATCAGCGACTGCCTGATCACTTACAACGCAAGAACCGGTCTCCATCTCCTGGGTTGCCATGACATCGTGATCTCAGCAAATCACTTTGAGGAAAACCAGGATGCCCTGCACTGCATCGACAGCTTCAATCTTTGTATGAACGGAAATAATCTGGATGATCACCTGGGCAAAGGTGTGCTGATTGAGAATACGTACGGATCAGTTCTGTCAGGTAATATGATTGAGGAATGTAATGGAATTGCCATCACGCTGGATCGAGACTGCTATGGAATTACTCTCAGCGCCAACGTCATCGCTCATAATGGCGGAGGCATCAGCCTGCTGGATGCCCACGGTTGTGCGGTGAGTGCCAACACTCTGACCATCATGAAGACAGATGCTCTGTTCATTGGGCCAAATAGTGGTCGCATCACGGTGACCGGAAACAACTTCAGCAACAGTCACATTGGTCAGGGACCAAAGCTGGTCAAACGTGCGGAGAACGATCTGGCGGCTGCAGGTATGGTGGCCGATGGCTGCCGGGACTGTGTAATCAGCGGCAACGTCTTTTCCGGCCTGACCACCAAAGCCATCGAACTTCGCAACTCGCCTTCAAATCTTCGGTTTGCTTCGAACCTGGTTGTGGACTGCACGTCTGATGTGACGGACGACCAGTCCATACCGGCCACAGCGGTTCAGGAGTGA